From the Apium graveolens cultivar Ventura unplaced genomic scaffold, ASM990537v1 ctg988, whole genome shotgun sequence genome, one window contains:
- the LOC141705771 gene encoding PWWP domain-containing protein 6-like isoform X2, with amino-acid sequence MEVDEASNETLVASAEVGSKNDVVLEGEMGDIDSMADGVKRGFDIVASAEAGSENGAKDEGVERGSDIVASVEVEVGNVVILESEGGAKDEGVERGPDIVASAEVGSEDGVILEGEMGVEGDTGDGVSDVVASAKVGSGEDAVLEGEIGVEDDIGDGVKQGSDFAGSAEVASKNGTSLEGEVAVKNDSVGEGYGIGGVDEEIKVRDEFVETDNDSSMLVLHHVSVLGENVGSKGSGDDSSGSEDYGGEGLRRGEVSDYKSSLKEMDENGVEEKEDEEYGLEDYDSDDDDHIGDQSCEYRVGDFVWGKIRSYPWWPGQIYSASDASEYALKLKQKDRYLVAYFGDGSFSWCSPSQLKPFVENFKVLSEQTNSKNFTYAVEAALDEISRVVELQMTCSCLAEKNGKLEPSMASNSGLKVGVLVPVGVGKSFIAQCEPEKLINSLRNYAGTVSMKNLLELTVLKSWLTVYSRAKGGYPLPLYHYPRGIEGLEDKSGNPVKVSVQGPDGEELLSGPVEAVVSGFNLSNQSLLQKCEETSSDILYQRRKQKSVAELIEDEMRKEESIVNESVSNVLSTGKRGRRQKAVASRSPRSVSEKIATRESDDFGGKEANETLPSGELQNKILFGDESEGEEETAKSTRLRERKRSKYLSSPFTNPSEKMKVSSFKRDSETESVKNSRVGERMARVAGQLIGLQGSSNETSQTGPPIGTGSSNAKSAADPLCLTEKSEVEFITENITSIRNKVQQKGEPGSMKRKPEDMSHLIENGSNGEDLKLPPAKRAVSGCKTVSNNEDAREATVLMLTFPPAYPLPSRNELMKIYGKFGPLNDEETCLLYSSFSARVSYLRSSDAEEAYKASVENNPFGEVNVNYRLLYLPVSSKASERTPKSSVDNGKATQPCDDEATQLGLIREKLKRLSSIVESCGGRISLEMKSNLEREAKVLLEKVSSMTVTSS; translated from the exons ATGGAAGTAGATGAAGCTAGTAATGAAACCCTAGTTGCCTCTGCTGAGGTGGGTAGTAAAAATGATGTGGTTCTTGAGGGTGAAATGGGTGATATTGATAGTATGGCTGATGGGGTTAAAAGGGGTTTCGATATTGTTGCGTCTGCTGAGGCAGGTAGTGAAAATGGTGCTAAAGATGAGGGGGTTGAAAGGGGTTCTGATATTGTGGCGTCTGTGGAGGTGGAGGTCGGAAATGTTGTGATTCTTGAGAGTGAAGGAGGTGCTAAAGATGAGGGGGTTGAAAGGGGTCCGGATATCGTTGCCTCTGCTGAGGTGGGTAGTGAGGATGGTGTGATTCTTGAAGGTGAAATGGGTGTGGAAGGTGATACGGGTGATGGGGTTTCTGATGTAGTTGCCTCTGCTAAGGTTGGTAGCGGAGAAGATGCTGTTCTTGAGGGTGAAATAGGTGTTGAAGATGATATCGGTGATGGGGTTAAACAGGGTTCTGATTTTGCTGGCTCTGCTGAGGTGGCTAGTAAAAATGGTACGAGTCTTGAGGGTGAAGTAGCTGTGAAAAATGACAGTGTTGGAGAGGGGTATGGTATAGGTGGTGTTGATGAGGAAATTAAAGTTAGGGATGAATTTGTTGAGACTGATAATGATAGCAGTATGCTAGTTTTGCATCATGTGTCTGTTCTTGGTGAAAATGTTGGTTCTAAGGGTAGTGGAGATGATAGTAGTGGGAGTGAAGATTATGGAGGTGAAGGGTTACGAAGGGGCGAAGTTTCGGATTATAAGAGTTCGTTAAAAGAGATGGATGAAAACGGTGTTGAGGAAAAGGAAGATGAGGAGTATGGTCTGGAGGAttatgatagtgatgatgatgatCATATTGGGGATCAAAGTTGTGAGTATCGGGTCGGTGATTTTGTTTGGGGGAAGATTAGGAGTTATCCTTGGTGGCCTGGGCAGATTTACAGTGCTTCTGATGCATCAGAATATGCTCTTAAGCTAAAGCAGAAAGATCGCTATCTTGTTGCATATTTTGGGGATGGTTCTTTCTCATGGTGTAGCCCGTCTCAGTTGAAGCCTTTTGTTGAGAATTTTAAGGTTCTGTCTGAGCAAACCAATTCTAAAAATTTTACTTATGCTGTTGAGGCTGCTTTGGATGAGATTAGTAGAGTTGTGGAACTACAGATGACTTGCTCATGTTTAGCTGAAAAAAATGGTAAACTTGAACCTAGCATGGCTTCGAACAGCGGACTCAAGGTAGGAGTTCTTGTTCCTGTAGGTGTTGGGAAATCTTTTATTGCTCAGTGTGAACCGGAAAAGCTAATTAACAGTTTAAGAAATTATGCGGGGACAGTATCTATGAAGAATTTGCTTGAGCTCACTGTTTTGAAGAGCTGGCTAACAGTCTATTCTCGCGCAAAAGGAGGGTACCCGTTGCCGTTATACCATTATCCTAGAGGCATTGAAGGTCTTGAAGACAAAAGTGGCAATCCAGTGAAAGTTTCTGTCCAAGGCCCAGATGGAGAAGAGTTGTTATCTGGCCCAGTGGAAGCAGTTGTCTCAGGATTCAATCTTTCCAACCAATCTTTGTTGCAAAAATGTGAAGAAACATCAAGTGATATCCTGTATCAGAGAAGGAAGCAAAAAAGTGTGGCAGAACTTATAGAGGATGAAATGAGAAAGGAGGAGAGCATTGTGAATGAGTCCGTCTCTAATGTATTATCAACTGGGAAAAGAGGGAGAAGACAGAAGGCTGTAGCATCTCGATCTCCTAGGTCTGTGAGTGAAAAAATCGCAACTCGCGAATCTGATGACTTTGGGGGAAAAGAAGCTAATGAAACCCTTCCATCCGGGGAACTACAGAATAAAATACTTTTTGGTGATGAAAGTGAGGGGGAAGAAGAGACTGCAAAGAGCACCAGATTAAGGGAAAGGAAGAGGAGCAAGTATCTATCTTCTCCTTTCACAAATCCTAGCGAAAAAATGaaagtttcaagctttaaaagaGATTCTGAAACAGAGTCTGTGAAAAATAGTAGAGTCGGGGAGCGAATGGCTAGGGTTGCTGGTCAACTGATTGGGTTGCAGGGTTCTAGCAACGAGACTTCCCAGACTGGACCTCCTATAGGAACAGGAAGCAGTAATGCCAAGTCAG CTGCTGATCCTTTGTGCTTGACAGAGAAGAGCGAGGTTGAGTTTATCACAGAAAACATCACCTCAATCAGAAACAAGGTGCAGCAGAAAGGTGAACCAGGCAGCATGAAGAGGAAGCCTGAAGACATGTCTCATTTGATAGAGAATGGAAGTAATGGCGAAGACTTGAAGTTGCCGCCTGCTAAGAGAGCTGTTAGTGGCTGCAAGACAGTGTCAAACAATGAGGATGCAAGAGAAGCTACAGTACTTATGCTGACATTTCCTCCGGCATATCCCTTGCCATCAAGAAATGAGCTGATGAAAATATATGGGAAGTTTGGACCCCTGAATGACGAGGAAACTTGTTTGTTATACAGTTCTTTCTCTGCTCGGGTTTCCTACTTGAGGAGTTCAGATGCGGAAGAAGCTTACAAAGCCTCAGTTGAGAATAATCCCTTTGGAGAAGTGAATGTTAATTACCGTCTTCTGTATCTTCCCGTGTCTTCAAAGGCTAGCGAGAGGACTCCTAAATCTTCTGTTGACAATGGAAAGGCAACCCAGCCATGTGATGATGAGGCAACACAGCTGGGCTTGATAAGAGAAAAGCTCAAGAGGTTGTCTTCTATAGTGGAAAGCTGTGGTGGTAGAATTTCTCTGGAGATGAAATCCAATTTGGAGAGGGAGGCAAAAGTTCTGTTGGAAAAGGTGAGTTCGATGACGGTTACTTCGTCTTAG
- the LOC141705771 gene encoding PWWP domain-containing protein 6-like isoform X3, which produces MEVDEASNETLVASAEVGSKNDVVLEGEMGDIDSMADGVKRGFDIVASAEAGSENGAKDEGVERGSDIVASVEVEVGNVVILESEGGAKDEGVERGPDIVASAEVGSEDGVILEGEMGVEGDTGDGVSDVVASAKVGSGEDAVLEGEIGVEDDIGDGVKQGSDFAGSAEVASKNGTSLEGEVAVKNDSVGEGYGIGGVDEEIKVRDEFVETDNDSSMLVLHHVSVLGENVGSKGSGDDSSGSEDYGGEGLRRGEVSDYKSSLKEMDENGVEEKEDEEYGLEDYDSDDDDHIGDQSCEYRVGDFVWGKIRSYPWWPGQIYSASDASEYALKLKQKDRYLVAYFGDGSFSWCSPSQLKPFVENFKVLSEQTNSKNFTYAVEAALDEISRVVELQMTCSCLAEKNGKLEPSMASNSGLKVGVLVPVGVGKSFIAQCEPEKLINSLRNYAGTVSMKNLLELTVLKSWLTVYSRAKGGYPLPLYHYPRGIEGLEDKSGNPVKVSVQGPDGEELLSGPVEAVVSGFNLSNQSLLQKCEETSSDILYQRRKQKSVAELIEDEMRKEESIVNESVSNVLSTGKRGRRQKAVASRSPRSVSEKIATRESDDFGGKEANETLPSGELQNKILFGDESEGEEETAKSTRLRERKRSKYLSSPFTNPSEKMKVSSFKRDSETESVKNSRVGERMARVAGQLIGLQGSSNETSQTGPPIGTGSSNAKSEKSEVEFITENITSIRNKVQQKGEPGSMKRKPEDMSHLIENGSNGEDLKLPPAKRAVSGCKTVSNNEDAREATVLMLTFPPAYPLPSRNELMKIYGKFGPLNDEETCLLYSSFSARVSYLRSSDAEEAYKASVENNPFGEVNVNYRLLYLPVSSKASERTPKSSVDNGKATQPCDDEATQLGLIREKLKRLSSIVESCGGRISLEMKSNLEREAKVLLEKVSSMTVTSS; this is translated from the exons ATGGAAGTAGATGAAGCTAGTAATGAAACCCTAGTTGCCTCTGCTGAGGTGGGTAGTAAAAATGATGTGGTTCTTGAGGGTGAAATGGGTGATATTGATAGTATGGCTGATGGGGTTAAAAGGGGTTTCGATATTGTTGCGTCTGCTGAGGCAGGTAGTGAAAATGGTGCTAAAGATGAGGGGGTTGAAAGGGGTTCTGATATTGTGGCGTCTGTGGAGGTGGAGGTCGGAAATGTTGTGATTCTTGAGAGTGAAGGAGGTGCTAAAGATGAGGGGGTTGAAAGGGGTCCGGATATCGTTGCCTCTGCTGAGGTGGGTAGTGAGGATGGTGTGATTCTTGAAGGTGAAATGGGTGTGGAAGGTGATACGGGTGATGGGGTTTCTGATGTAGTTGCCTCTGCTAAGGTTGGTAGCGGAGAAGATGCTGTTCTTGAGGGTGAAATAGGTGTTGAAGATGATATCGGTGATGGGGTTAAACAGGGTTCTGATTTTGCTGGCTCTGCTGAGGTGGCTAGTAAAAATGGTACGAGTCTTGAGGGTGAAGTAGCTGTGAAAAATGACAGTGTTGGAGAGGGGTATGGTATAGGTGGTGTTGATGAGGAAATTAAAGTTAGGGATGAATTTGTTGAGACTGATAATGATAGCAGTATGCTAGTTTTGCATCATGTGTCTGTTCTTGGTGAAAATGTTGGTTCTAAGGGTAGTGGAGATGATAGTAGTGGGAGTGAAGATTATGGAGGTGAAGGGTTACGAAGGGGCGAAGTTTCGGATTATAAGAGTTCGTTAAAAGAGATGGATGAAAACGGTGTTGAGGAAAAGGAAGATGAGGAGTATGGTCTGGAGGAttatgatagtgatgatgatgatCATATTGGGGATCAAAGTTGTGAGTATCGGGTCGGTGATTTTGTTTGGGGGAAGATTAGGAGTTATCCTTGGTGGCCTGGGCAGATTTACAGTGCTTCTGATGCATCAGAATATGCTCTTAAGCTAAAGCAGAAAGATCGCTATCTTGTTGCATATTTTGGGGATGGTTCTTTCTCATGGTGTAGCCCGTCTCAGTTGAAGCCTTTTGTTGAGAATTTTAAGGTTCTGTCTGAGCAAACCAATTCTAAAAATTTTACTTATGCTGTTGAGGCTGCTTTGGATGAGATTAGTAGAGTTGTGGAACTACAGATGACTTGCTCATGTTTAGCTGAAAAAAATGGTAAACTTGAACCTAGCATGGCTTCGAACAGCGGACTCAAGGTAGGAGTTCTTGTTCCTGTAGGTGTTGGGAAATCTTTTATTGCTCAGTGTGAACCGGAAAAGCTAATTAACAGTTTAAGAAATTATGCGGGGACAGTATCTATGAAGAATTTGCTTGAGCTCACTGTTTTGAAGAGCTGGCTAACAGTCTATTCTCGCGCAAAAGGAGGGTACCCGTTGCCGTTATACCATTATCCTAGAGGCATTGAAGGTCTTGAAGACAAAAGTGGCAATCCAGTGAAAGTTTCTGTCCAAGGCCCAGATGGAGAAGAGTTGTTATCTGGCCCAGTGGAAGCAGTTGTCTCAGGATTCAATCTTTCCAACCAATCTTTGTTGCAAAAATGTGAAGAAACATCAAGTGATATCCTGTATCAGAGAAGGAAGCAAAAAAGTGTGGCAGAACTTATAGAGGATGAAATGAGAAAGGAGGAGAGCATTGTGAATGAGTCCGTCTCTAATGTATTATCAACTGGGAAAAGAGGGAGAAGACAGAAGGCTGTAGCATCTCGATCTCCTAGGTCTGTGAGTGAAAAAATCGCAACTCGCGAATCTGATGACTTTGGGGGAAAAGAAGCTAATGAAACCCTTCCATCCGGGGAACTACAGAATAAAATACTTTTTGGTGATGAAAGTGAGGGGGAAGAAGAGACTGCAAAGAGCACCAGATTAAGGGAAAGGAAGAGGAGCAAGTATCTATCTTCTCCTTTCACAAATCCTAGCGAAAAAATGaaagtttcaagctttaaaagaGATTCTGAAACAGAGTCTGTGAAAAATAGTAGAGTCGGGGAGCGAATGGCTAGGGTTGCTGGTCAACTGATTGGGTTGCAGGGTTCTAGCAACGAGACTTCCCAGACTGGACCTCCTATAGGAACAGGAAGCAGTAATGCCAAGTCAG AGAAGAGCGAGGTTGAGTTTATCACAGAAAACATCACCTCAATCAGAAACAAGGTGCAGCAGAAAGGTGAACCAGGCAGCATGAAGAGGAAGCCTGAAGACATGTCTCATTTGATAGAGAATGGAAGTAATGGCGAAGACTTGAAGTTGCCGCCTGCTAAGAGAGCTGTTAGTGGCTGCAAGACAGTGTCAAACAATGAGGATGCAAGAGAAGCTACAGTACTTATGCTGACATTTCCTCCGGCATATCCCTTGCCATCAAGAAATGAGCTGATGAAAATATATGGGAAGTTTGGACCCCTGAATGACGAGGAAACTTGTTTGTTATACAGTTCTTTCTCTGCTCGGGTTTCCTACTTGAGGAGTTCAGATGCGGAAGAAGCTTACAAAGCCTCAGTTGAGAATAATCCCTTTGGAGAAGTGAATGTTAATTACCGTCTTCTGTATCTTCCCGTGTCTTCAAAGGCTAGCGAGAGGACTCCTAAATCTTCTGTTGACAATGGAAAGGCAACCCAGCCATGTGATGATGAGGCAACACAGCTGGGCTTGATAAGAGAAAAGCTCAAGAGGTTGTCTTCTATAGTGGAAAGCTGTGGTGGTAGAATTTCTCTGGAGATGAAATCCAATTTGGAGAGGGAGGCAAAAGTTCTGTTGGAAAAGGTGAGTTCGATGACGGTTACTTCGTCTTAG
- the LOC141705771 gene encoding PWWP domain-containing protein 6-like isoform X1 produces the protein MEVDEASNETLVASAEVGSKNDVVLEGEMGDIDSMADGVKRGFDIVASAEAGSENGAKDEGVERGSDIVASVEVEVGNVVILESEGGAKDEGVERGPDIVASAEVGSEDGVILEGEMGVEGDTGDGVSDVVASAKVGSGEDAVLEGEIGVEDDIGDGVKQGSDFAGSAEVASKNGTSLEGEVAVKNDSVGEGYGIGGVDEEIKVRDEFVETDNDSSMLVLHHVSVLGENVGSKGSGDDSSGSEDYGGEGLRRGEVSDYKSSLKEMDENGVEEKEDEEYGLEDYDSDDDDHIGDQSCEYRVGDFVWGKIRSYPWWPGQIYSASDASEYALKLKQKDRYLVAYFGDGSFSWCSPSQLKPFVENFKVLSEQTNSKNFTYAVEAALDEISRVVELQMTCSCLAEKNGKLEPSMASNSGLKVGVLVPVGVGKSFIAQCEPEKLINSLRNYAGTVSMKNLLELTVLKSWLTVYSRAKGGYPLPLYHYPRGIEGLEDKSGNPVKVSVQGPDGEELLSGPVEAVVSGFNLSNQSLLQKCEETSSDILYQRRKQKSVAELIEDEMRKEESIVNESVSNVLSTGKRGRRQKAVASRSPRSVSEKIATRESDDFGGKEANETLPSGELQNKILFGDESEGEEETAKSTRLRERKRSKYLSSPFTNPSEKMKVSSFKRDSETESVKNSRVGERMARVAGQLIGLQGSSNETSQTGPPIGTGSSNAKSGKTDISMHLNATPLQLLSQLQSAAADPLCLTEKSEVEFITENITSIRNKVQQKGEPGSMKRKPEDMSHLIENGSNGEDLKLPPAKRAVSGCKTVSNNEDAREATVLMLTFPPAYPLPSRNELMKIYGKFGPLNDEETCLLYSSFSARVSYLRSSDAEEAYKASVENNPFGEVNVNYRLLYLPVSSKASERTPKSSVDNGKATQPCDDEATQLGLIREKLKRLSSIVESCGGRISLEMKSNLEREAKVLLEKVSSMTVTSS, from the coding sequence ATGGAAGTAGATGAAGCTAGTAATGAAACCCTAGTTGCCTCTGCTGAGGTGGGTAGTAAAAATGATGTGGTTCTTGAGGGTGAAATGGGTGATATTGATAGTATGGCTGATGGGGTTAAAAGGGGTTTCGATATTGTTGCGTCTGCTGAGGCAGGTAGTGAAAATGGTGCTAAAGATGAGGGGGTTGAAAGGGGTTCTGATATTGTGGCGTCTGTGGAGGTGGAGGTCGGAAATGTTGTGATTCTTGAGAGTGAAGGAGGTGCTAAAGATGAGGGGGTTGAAAGGGGTCCGGATATCGTTGCCTCTGCTGAGGTGGGTAGTGAGGATGGTGTGATTCTTGAAGGTGAAATGGGTGTGGAAGGTGATACGGGTGATGGGGTTTCTGATGTAGTTGCCTCTGCTAAGGTTGGTAGCGGAGAAGATGCTGTTCTTGAGGGTGAAATAGGTGTTGAAGATGATATCGGTGATGGGGTTAAACAGGGTTCTGATTTTGCTGGCTCTGCTGAGGTGGCTAGTAAAAATGGTACGAGTCTTGAGGGTGAAGTAGCTGTGAAAAATGACAGTGTTGGAGAGGGGTATGGTATAGGTGGTGTTGATGAGGAAATTAAAGTTAGGGATGAATTTGTTGAGACTGATAATGATAGCAGTATGCTAGTTTTGCATCATGTGTCTGTTCTTGGTGAAAATGTTGGTTCTAAGGGTAGTGGAGATGATAGTAGTGGGAGTGAAGATTATGGAGGTGAAGGGTTACGAAGGGGCGAAGTTTCGGATTATAAGAGTTCGTTAAAAGAGATGGATGAAAACGGTGTTGAGGAAAAGGAAGATGAGGAGTATGGTCTGGAGGAttatgatagtgatgatgatgatCATATTGGGGATCAAAGTTGTGAGTATCGGGTCGGTGATTTTGTTTGGGGGAAGATTAGGAGTTATCCTTGGTGGCCTGGGCAGATTTACAGTGCTTCTGATGCATCAGAATATGCTCTTAAGCTAAAGCAGAAAGATCGCTATCTTGTTGCATATTTTGGGGATGGTTCTTTCTCATGGTGTAGCCCGTCTCAGTTGAAGCCTTTTGTTGAGAATTTTAAGGTTCTGTCTGAGCAAACCAATTCTAAAAATTTTACTTATGCTGTTGAGGCTGCTTTGGATGAGATTAGTAGAGTTGTGGAACTACAGATGACTTGCTCATGTTTAGCTGAAAAAAATGGTAAACTTGAACCTAGCATGGCTTCGAACAGCGGACTCAAGGTAGGAGTTCTTGTTCCTGTAGGTGTTGGGAAATCTTTTATTGCTCAGTGTGAACCGGAAAAGCTAATTAACAGTTTAAGAAATTATGCGGGGACAGTATCTATGAAGAATTTGCTTGAGCTCACTGTTTTGAAGAGCTGGCTAACAGTCTATTCTCGCGCAAAAGGAGGGTACCCGTTGCCGTTATACCATTATCCTAGAGGCATTGAAGGTCTTGAAGACAAAAGTGGCAATCCAGTGAAAGTTTCTGTCCAAGGCCCAGATGGAGAAGAGTTGTTATCTGGCCCAGTGGAAGCAGTTGTCTCAGGATTCAATCTTTCCAACCAATCTTTGTTGCAAAAATGTGAAGAAACATCAAGTGATATCCTGTATCAGAGAAGGAAGCAAAAAAGTGTGGCAGAACTTATAGAGGATGAAATGAGAAAGGAGGAGAGCATTGTGAATGAGTCCGTCTCTAATGTATTATCAACTGGGAAAAGAGGGAGAAGACAGAAGGCTGTAGCATCTCGATCTCCTAGGTCTGTGAGTGAAAAAATCGCAACTCGCGAATCTGATGACTTTGGGGGAAAAGAAGCTAATGAAACCCTTCCATCCGGGGAACTACAGAATAAAATACTTTTTGGTGATGAAAGTGAGGGGGAAGAAGAGACTGCAAAGAGCACCAGATTAAGGGAAAGGAAGAGGAGCAAGTATCTATCTTCTCCTTTCACAAATCCTAGCGAAAAAATGaaagtttcaagctttaaaagaGATTCTGAAACAGAGTCTGTGAAAAATAGTAGAGTCGGGGAGCGAATGGCTAGGGTTGCTGGTCAACTGATTGGGTTGCAGGGTTCTAGCAACGAGACTTCCCAGACTGGACCTCCTATAGGAACAGGAAGCAGTAATGCCAAGTCAGGTAAAACTGATATCTCAATGCACTTAAATGCAACTCCACTACAACTGCTCTCTCAACTTCAATCTGCAGCTGCTGATCCTTTGTGCTTGACAGAGAAGAGCGAGGTTGAGTTTATCACAGAAAACATCACCTCAATCAGAAACAAGGTGCAGCAGAAAGGTGAACCAGGCAGCATGAAGAGGAAGCCTGAAGACATGTCTCATTTGATAGAGAATGGAAGTAATGGCGAAGACTTGAAGTTGCCGCCTGCTAAGAGAGCTGTTAGTGGCTGCAAGACAGTGTCAAACAATGAGGATGCAAGAGAAGCTACAGTACTTATGCTGACATTTCCTCCGGCATATCCCTTGCCATCAAGAAATGAGCTGATGAAAATATATGGGAAGTTTGGACCCCTGAATGACGAGGAAACTTGTTTGTTATACAGTTCTTTCTCTGCTCGGGTTTCCTACTTGAGGAGTTCAGATGCGGAAGAAGCTTACAAAGCCTCAGTTGAGAATAATCCCTTTGGAGAAGTGAATGTTAATTACCGTCTTCTGTATCTTCCCGTGTCTTCAAAGGCTAGCGAGAGGACTCCTAAATCTTCTGTTGACAATGGAAAGGCAACCCAGCCATGTGATGATGAGGCAACACAGCTGGGCTTGATAAGAGAAAAGCTCAAGAGGTTGTCTTCTATAGTGGAAAGCTGTGGTGGTAGAATTTCTCTGGAGATGAAATCCAATTTGGAGAGGGAGGCAAAAGTTCTGTTGGAAAAGGTGAGTTCGATGACGGTTACTTCGTCTTAG